From a single Brassica oleracea var. oleracea cultivar TO1000 chromosome C5, BOL, whole genome shotgun sequence genomic region:
- the LOC106293194 gene encoding cytochrome P450 71B7-like: MSTFIYFLFPLAIFVVSFFIISKKHKPSKWKLPPGPKTLPIIGNLHNIKGQPHTCFINLSKTYGPVMLLRFGFVPVVVISSREGAEEALKTQDLECCSRPETVAARMISYNFKDIGFAPYGEEWKVLRKLVVVELLNMKKFQSFGYIREEENNLLVKKLTEAALTRSPVNLKKTLFTLVASIICRLAFGIDIHKCEFVDEDNAADLVHKFELLVDGIAFSDFFPGVGWILDRVSGQNKTLNNVFSELDTFFQKILDAHLKPVRTVSNNPDVVDVMVGLMKKQEQDGDSFKLTTDHFKGIISDIFLAGVNTSAITMIWTMTELIRNPNIMKKVQHEIRTTLGDKKERLTADDLNHLHYLKHVIKETFRLHPAAPLLLPRETMSDIKIQGFDIPKKSQMMINVYSIARDPKIWSNPDEFNPDRFIESSVDYKGLNFELLPFGSGRRICPGMNMGIATVELGLLNLLYFFDWAVSEGKTIKDMDVEETGSLIISKKSTLELVPLLFNLNK, translated from the exons ATGTCAACGTTCATCTACTTCCTCTTTCCTTTAGCTATCTTTGTAGTTTCCTTCTTCATCATATCAAAGAAACACAAACCCTCAAAATGGAAACTTCCACCTGGTCCCAAGACACTTCCGATCATCGGAAACTTGCACAACATCAAAGGACAGCCTCACACGTGTTTTATAAACCTCTCCAAAACATACGGGCCAGTGATGCTTCTCCGTTTCGGATTCGTCCCCGTGGTGGTGATCTCATCTAGAGAAGGAGCAGAAGAAGCTCTCAAGACCCAAGATCTCGAATGTTGCAGCCGACCAGAAACCGTCGCGGCAAGAATGATCTCTTACAACTTCAAAGACATAGGGTTCGCTCCTTACGGTGAGGAATGGAAAGTGTTGAGGAAGCTCGTGGTCGTTGAGCTCTTGAACATGAAAAAGTTTCAGTCGTTCGGTTACATCAGAGAGGAAGAGAATAACTTGTTGGTCAAGAAACTAACGGAAGCTGCTCTGACACGTTCCCCGGTGAATTTGAAGAAGACCCTTTTCACGCTCGTTGCGAGTATTATCTGTAGGCTCGCGTTCGGGATAGATATCCACAAATGCGAGTTCGTGGACGAGGACAACGCTGCGGATCTAGTTCACAAGTTTGAGTTGCTCGTTGATGGTATTGCATTCTCTGATTTTTTCCCTGGAGTAGGTTGGATCCTCGACCGAGTTTCCGGACAGAACAAGACACTGAACAATGTTTTCTCGGAGCTAGACACTTTCTTCCAGAAGATACTCGATGCTCATCTTAAGCCTGTAAGAACCGTATCCAACAACCCTGATGTCGTTGACGTGATGGTTGGTTTGATGAAGAAACAAGAGCAAGATGGAGATTCTTTCAAGCTCACCACAGATCATTTCAAAGGAATCATCTCA GACATATTTCTTGCGGGAGTAAACACAAGCGCCATCACAATGATATGGACCATGACGGAGCTGATCCGAAACCCTAATATAATGAAGAAAGTGCAACACGAGATTCGGACAACACTTGGGGACAAGAAAGAGAGACTCACAGCTGATGACCTAAACCATCTTCACTACTTGAAGCACGTGATCAAAGAGACGTTTAGGTTACATCCAGCAGCTCCACTCTTGCTACCAAGAGAGACCATGTCTGACATCAAGATCCAAGGCTTCGACATCCCCAAGAAATCCCAGATGATGATCAACGTTTACTCGATCGCACGCGATCCAAAAATCTGGTCAAACCCGGATGAGTTTAACCCTGACAGGTTTATCGAAAGTTCCGTGGATTACAAGGGACTGAACTTTGAGCTTTTACCGTTTGGTTCTGGTCGGAGAATATGTCCCGGGATGAATATGGGAATTGCTACTGTGGAGTTGGGACTGTTGAACTTGCTCTACTTCTTTGATTGGGCAGTGTCTGAAGGGAAGACTATCAAAGACATGGACGTGGAAGAAACAGGATCGCTCATTATCAGCAAGAAGTCGACTCTTGAGCTTGTTCCGCTTTTATTTAACTTAAACAAATAG